The genomic stretch CTGCCGCTCGCCATTGTAGTCATTGGTCTGCGCATAGCCTGCCTGCACGCTGGCTTGCGCGAAGGCGTCGATCAGCGTGTCCTTGTAGCGGCAGTACTGGGTGCTGACCGGGCCGTTGCCGCCACGATACTGGTTCGCGCCGCCTTCCCAGCTTTCCTGCTTGCGGAAATACGGCAGCACCTTGTCGTACGACCAGTCGCTGAGCCCTGCGGCTGCCCAACGGTCGTAGTCACCGCGATTGCCCCGCACATAGGCCATGGCGTTGGTCGACGAGGATCCGCCGATGACCTTTCCGCGCGCGCACTCGACCCGACGCCCGCCGACATTGTCTTCCGGCTCGCAGAAATACATCCAGTCATGGCGACGCTCGGTCAGGATCTTGCCCCATCCAAGCGGTATATGGATCATCGGATCGCGGTCCCAGCCGCCGGCCTCCAGCAACAGTACCGAACATCCCGGGTCGGCGCTCAGCCGGTTGGCGAGCACGCAACCGGCCGATCCGGCCCCAACAATGATGTAGTCGTAGCTTTCAGCGTGCGGCATGGTGCGTTTCATTGCCTTCGGCTGACGCCGTGGCGTCAGGGAACTGTTGAAAACCGGGCCTGGAAATCCCGGCACGGGCCGGGACCACCTAGGTATTCCACAAGGCGACCGGCTCTAGATCAGGCCAGCCTCTCTCAGACGCTGCGACCAGTGGTTCCACCCCCGGTCGATCTGAGCGCCGACGAGCTTTCCCGCCGTCTTGACCTCGCCTGGCGACAGATACTTGATCTTGCCGATCTGCAGGCCGGCCGTAAGCGCCTTCGCTTCCTGCTCGAGATAGAAGGCTCGGAAGACGACCTCGCGCACGGAGTTGCCGACATTGACGACGCCATGACGGGCCATGAGGACCACGGTGCTGTCGCCGAGGCTTTCGGCGATATCCGCGCAGACATCATGGCCACCGCCGAAGAGATCCGTCTCGTCGCCGTGCTTGTCGCGGATCTCATAGACTGGAACCGACTCGCCCATGAAAGCTCCCATATGGGTGACCGGCCGAAGCGGCGTGTCGACGAAGCAATAGGGCAGCACGGCAGGG from Mesorhizobium sp. 113-3-3 encodes the following:
- a CDS encoding class II aldolase/adducin family protein — encoded protein: MTDNSPLHQKVFEELVTATKILLNEGILDTFGHISARDPEDPASFFLAQKLAPSLITAGDMQRFNLDGETSDNRPSYLERYIHSEIYRARPDVQCVLHTHSPAVLPYCFVDTPLRPVTHMGAFMGESVPVYEIRDKHGDETDLFGGGHDVCADIAESLGDSTVVLMARHGVVNVGNSVREVVFRAFYLEQEAKALTAGLQIGKIKYLSPGEVKTAGKLVGAQIDRGWNHWSQRLREAGLI